One Cryobacterium roopkundense genomic region harbors:
- a CDS encoding M1 family metallopeptidase, translated as MPHTSSAHYGAATAGDPYIPTSGNGGYLAEHYDLALDYRVATNRLSATAIITARALTALDRFSLDCAGLSIDKVTVNGVPARKVSHVARKVFITVPGTIEAGARFEILVRYRGAPHPVRSAWGEVGWEELDDGVLVSGQPCGAQTWFPCNDHPSNKATYRIGVSCESGYTVISNGTLVSQSARSGRTSWTYDVHEPMATYLATVSIGRYRRRDLAASPVAQSLFFPADMSPAVATDFGRLGEMITFFGEKFGPYPFSAYSVVVTDDELEIPLEAHGLAVFGRNHADGVHGSDRLIAHELAHQWYGNSLTVSRWQDIWLQEGFACYAEWLWEEQRGGLTADQSAHAFRNELNKLPKDLVVGDPGPHSMFDDRVYKRGALALHAIRRSLGDEAFFSALRAYTLAFRHGHVTTDAFVAFFAEHTGSRAIGKFIDRWIMQSALPSL; from the coding sequence ATGCCTCACACTTCCTCCGCCCACTATGGCGCCGCGACTGCCGGTGATCCGTACATTCCCACGAGCGGAAACGGCGGGTACCTCGCCGAGCACTACGATCTCGCGCTCGACTACAGGGTGGCCACCAACCGGCTGAGTGCCACGGCCATCATCACCGCGCGGGCGCTCACGGCGCTTGACCGCTTCAGCCTCGATTGTGCGGGCCTCAGCATCGACAAGGTCACCGTGAACGGTGTGCCCGCGCGCAAGGTTTCGCACGTGGCTCGCAAGGTGTTCATCACGGTGCCGGGTACTATCGAGGCCGGCGCGCGGTTTGAGATTCTGGTGCGTTACCGGGGCGCGCCCCACCCGGTGCGCAGCGCCTGGGGCGAGGTGGGCTGGGAAGAGCTCGACGACGGCGTGCTCGTGTCGGGCCAGCCCTGCGGCGCCCAGACCTGGTTTCCCTGCAACGACCACCCGAGCAACAAGGCGACGTACCGCATCGGGGTGAGCTGCGAGTCGGGCTACACCGTGATCTCGAACGGCACCCTCGTCTCGCAGTCCGCGCGCTCCGGGCGCACGAGCTGGACCTACGACGTGCATGAACCGATGGCGACCTATCTCGCCACGGTCTCCATCGGCCGGTACCGCCGCCGCGACCTCGCCGCCTCGCCGGTGGCCCAAAGCCTGTTCTTTCCCGCGGACATGTCGCCGGCGGTGGCCACCGACTTCGGACGGCTCGGTGAGATGATCACGTTCTTCGGTGAGAAGTTCGGGCCGTATCCGTTCTCGGCCTACTCCGTCGTGGTCACGGACGATGAGCTGGAGATTCCGCTCGAGGCGCACGGCCTGGCGGTGTTCGGCCGCAACCACGCCGACGGAGTGCACGGCAGTGACCGGCTGATCGCCCATGAACTGGCCCACCAATGGTATGGCAACAGCCTCACGGTGTCGCGCTGGCAAGACATCTGGCTGCAGGAGGGCTTCGCCTGCTACGCCGAGTGGCTGTGGGAGGAGCAGCGCGGCGGACTCACCGCCGACCAGAGCGCGCACGCGTTCCGCAACGAGCTCAATAAGCTTCCGAAAGACCTCGTGGTGGGCGATCCCGGGCCGCACAGCATGTTCGACGACAGGGTCTACAAGCGCGGGGCGCTCGCGCTGCATGCCATCCGCCGGTCGCTGGGCGACGAGGCGTTCTTCTCAGCTCTCCGGGCCTACACCCTCGCGTTTCGGCACGGGCACGTCACGACGGATGCCTTTGTCGCCTTTTTTGCGGAGCACACCGGAAGTCGGGCGATCGGCAAGTTCATCGACCGCTGGATCATGCAGTCAGCACTCCCCAGCCTGTAA